A window of Amphiprion ocellaris isolate individual 3 ecotype Okinawa chromosome 12, ASM2253959v1, whole genome shotgun sequence contains these coding sequences:
- the LOC111572008 gene encoding histone H2B codes for MPEPAKSAPKKGSKKAVTKSAGKGGKKRKRSRKESYAIYVYKVLKQVHPDTGISSKAMGIMNSFVSDIFERIAGEASRLAHYNKRSTITSREIQTAVRLLLPGELAKHAVSEGTKAVTKYTSSK; via the coding sequence ATGCCAGAACCAGCAAAGTCCGCCCCGAAGAAGGGCTCCAAGAAAGCGGTGACGAAGAGCGCCGGAAAGGGCggcaagaagaggaagaggagcaggaaaGAGAGCTACGCTATCTACGTGTACAAGGTGCTGAAGCAGGTCCATCCCGACACCGGCATCTCGTCCAAGGCCATGGGCATCATGAACTCGTTCGTCAGCGACATCTTCGAGCGGATCGCTGGCGAGGCCTCCCGCCTGGCTCACTACAACAAgcgctccaccatcacctccaggGAGATCCAGACTGCCGTCAGACTGCTGCTGCCCGGTGAGCTGGCCAAGCACGCCGTGTCTGAGGGAACCAAGGCCGTCACTAAGTACACCAGCTCCAAGTAA
- the LOC118470676 gene encoding histone H1-like: MAEEAPAAAPAKAPAKAPKKKVVRSKTDGPSLPKLIIAAVAESKERKGISLAAIKKVLAAKKVDVAKSNKRINTTVTKMVTKGVLTQTKGTGASGSFKLAKKEPKVSKPAKKVIKKKAPVKAKKPAAAAKAKKPAAAKKAAAKKTAVKKSPKKAAVKKAVKKTPKKSPKKPAAKKPKAAAKKPAAKKSAAKKPAAKKAAKK; the protein is encoded by the coding sequence ATGGCAGAAGAAGCTCCAGCAGCTGCACCGGCTAAAGCCCCGGCCAAAGCCCCGAAGAAGAAGGTGGTCCGGTCCAAGACGGACGGACCCAGTCTCCCGAAGCTGATCATCGCCGCTGTGGCCGAGTCCAAGGAGAGGAAGGGGATCTCACTGGCTGCGATCAAGAAGGTGCTGGCGGCCAAGAAGGTGGATGTGGCGAAGTCCAACAAACGCATCAACACCACCGTCACCAAGATGGTCACCAAGGGGGTTCTGACCCAGACTAAGGGCACCGGAGCCTCCGGTTCCTTCAAGCTCGCCAAGAAGGAGCCCAAAGTCTCAAAACCGGCCAAGAAGGTGATCAAGAAGAAGGCTCCCGTTAAAGCCAAGAAACCTGCCGCCGCCGCCAAAGCTAAGAAACCTGCCGCGGCCAAGAAGGCAGCAGCTAAGAAGACAGCGGTCAAGAAGTCCCCGAAGAAGGCAGCAGTCAAGAAAGCTGTCAAGAAGACACCGAAGAAGAGCCCCAAGAAGCCCGCTGCTAAGAAGCCCAAAGCTGCAGCCAAGAAGCCCGCAGCCAAGAAAAGTGCAGCCAAGAAGCCTGCAGCTAAGAAAGCTGCAAAGAAGTGA
- the LOC111572005 gene encoding histone H2A-like, protein MSGRGKTGGKARAKAKTRSSRAGLQFPVGRVHRLLRKGHYAERVGAGAPVYLAAVLEYLTAEILELAGNAARDNKKTRIIPRHLQLAVRNDEELNKLLGGVTIAQGGVLPNIQAVLLPKKTEKPAKSK, encoded by the coding sequence ATGTCTGGACGTGGAAAGACCGGCGGCAAAGCCAGAGCCAAGGCAAAGACCCGCTCCTCCCGGGCAGGACTTCAGTTCCCGGTGGGTCGTGTCCACAGACTGCTGAGGAAGGGCCACTATGCGGAGCGTGTGGGTGCCGGCGCTCCCGTCTATCTGGCGGCTGTGCTGGAGTACCTGACCGCTGAGATCCTGGAGCTGGCTGGAAACGCCGCCAGAGACAACAAGAAAACTCGCATCATTCCCCGTCACTTGCAGCTGGCTGTCCGCAACGACGAGGAGCTCAACAAGCTGCTGGGCGGAGTGACCATCGCTCAGGGCGGCGTGCTGCCCAACATCCAGGCTGTGCTGCTGCCCAAGAAGACCGAGAAGCCCGCTAAGTCCAAGTAA